Within Plasmodium coatneyi strain Hackeri chromosome 14, complete sequence, the genomic segment tctctttttttttttttgtcctcttttttcttcaatcattcctttcattctttcttttttccattctttcttttctttcctttccttttttctttctttaatgtttttcttttcctttttctgtatGCACACTTTATATGTATACCCTTCCCCAAGCAGATAAATATGAGGCCACATTGTTcttcttacaccctaaaacagctaaaaacCAGGCCACATTCTTGTTCTTACATCTTAGGACATTAAACATAACTGTGATATCCAACACCTCTAAAtcaaacacccctaaatgcgaaatcctatacctTCAGTGTGAAATTCCACATGTACACCCCTGATTCATTCAacattattccttttttttttttttcgttcttcttttcttctaatactaatttttttcttttttttctttcttcttttcttctaatattaatttttttttttttttaattcttttttctcaactGTTTGCCTCTTTGTGGTACTTCCCAGAGATTGGCAACACCTTTGAGCGCGGCACCTTTCAAGATAAACAAGTACTTTCAATTATATTATACCcataaaaaaggtggaaaacgCAATTTGGCATCTACATTGGACAAACATTTATTGCTAGATGGTAGTATTGGCTGAAAGGTGTGTTCCCTTGAAATGGACACATACGCTGGGGAAAAACACCAAGTGAAggttccccctccccctgtATGGGGAATTATTCATTTCACAGTTGGTGGTATACGCCCACACACCCACACACGCATGGATGCTGCCAAAATTTGTgtcacctcctttttttccgcgaCAAAATGATGAGCTCGTTGTGATACATAGGTACATTTCTTAAGATACAAACCTCGGAAAGTAGAAGAAATgtagcaaaaagaaaaaggagaagaaagaaaaaaggaaaagaaagaagaataataatgttattttgttttttgcaCTGTATATAAACTTTGCGAGGTCAATTATACACACTACTGTGGGGTCACATTacattccccttcccctaGGTGTTCCAAACAGTGTCTTACATTCGATAGTTCATGTTATGGTAACCAATATTTCTTTGTTGCCTTTGTTGGCTTcgttgtggttgttgttcttttccttttctgtcaTTAATATTTGCCCTTCGTCCTGCAAGTGGTGTTctatcattatatatggtagatgctccatctgtCATGGaatctgttgttgtggaGCCACCAATTGTTGAACCGTTCTCTGTTGAGGTGTATTCCGTAAATGCATCAAAGTTGCTCCTAACGgatcttctcttccttattttactGCTCCCTCTTCCAAATTGGTTATGgaaccaagaaggtagggaagtatactgaaaaaaaaaagaaagggaaaaagagaaaggaacgaaaatataatcatatgtatatatatatatatatgtggagtATACAGTCTGttctatatttatttttattttaaataaggaaaaaacaaataataataaacatTATTGTTATTTACACTTCCAATAATAACTatttacttactttatataataggaaaaggatggaaggaagtcCAATTACGGTAAGGACGGAAGGTATGGCAACGGTTGCAGATACTGGACCTTCTGCATCATGTAAGATTCCCTGTGCATGCTTCGGTGTACATTTTGAATTTCGGAGTTCTCTAAGAATGAGATCTTTATAGTCGCTGTTGAATTTACTACAATATGTAGATTTAATGCTTCCATTCTTACATTGCCCATTCATCTGGTTATATGCCAATGCAGCTGTGTCCAGGTAATGGCTCAATTCTTTACTACAGACATATTCACTCTTCCCTGACTTCTCATTTATAGTTCTATAGTCCTGGAGGAAATCATATACTTCCCTATCATATTGGAAATCGCTCTTGTTAATGTGGCTGCACACAATGTCACACTGCATCTCAGCAGTAGACAATTTGTTCAATTCACCGCGTATCTTATTCATAAAATTCCAAAATGATTCATCCTTGTTGAAAATGTCATGGAATATAttccctatccaataatataagaaaccACAACGTTGTTCTTGGGATAAAGACACCTCCTCTCCTGCACTTCCTTTACTTGCGTAACACCATCTTTCCTTAAACATTTTagtatattcttccttcctatgAACATCCGCCAATGCTTCCTCTATTTCTGGAGGCAAGTTATTATTATCACCGTTACAGAGGTCCTTGTGATCTCTAAGTTTTTTGTATGCTGTTGTTCAAGGTAACTTCTGTAAAATTGCATCCTATacgaaaaatgtaataattaGTAGAATTAGATATATGTTCCTATGTATTTTAAAGTTCCCCAATTTAGTTCATGCCATAGTgggtaaaaatattatgtgtgcatacacaAATATTAGTTCATTCActtcaaatgaaaaaaaagtaaccgTCTCTCTTTCTGTTAGATTCACTATGGCATCACCAAGGTCGAAGTCGTCCGCTTCTTCGCATGTTAACTGTGATGGGCCCTTATTACTGTCCACTGTATACTTCTCTTCAAATTTCTGACAGTATTCATCATTCTCGGTTTTCCCTGTACACTCTGAATGTACGTCCCCATAACTTTTAACTAACCCTTCAATATATTTGGAACATGTTTTATCgcacttctttttataaatcTCCACTTGCTTCTTTATTTCATCAAAGTCATAAGAATATTCATAGGCTTGTTTTCTTTGGGTGAAATTGTCTTTGGTAATGCCACCACAAGCAACTGAACAATTATCGACCTTAGTTAGTTCCTTATTTAGTTTGTCACAGATCCCGTTCATGACGGTGTTAAATTCATCTTTACTCAAACTTCCAAGTATTTTACTTCcaatccaaaaaaataaaaaggaacaccGCTCATTATAGGATGTATCCCTTTCTTTCATGTTGAATGCGACAGCGCACGCTTGTCCAATCTTATTGtagtcatttattttttcctgatATTCACTCCATGCCTCCTCCACTTTATAGACATCCTCATGAACGTCACCAAAGCGGGCACCCTCAAATTCTCTATAGATATTCTTGGATGGGACACTGCCTAAATAAGCGTTCTATAAATACAATTAagggaatgtatatatatttgctttCCCCATTACATCATGAATAAAGTATTATATGCGTAATACACTCATAAGAACTCATAATAGAAAGTACAGACCAGTAATACTTTCCCGCTTCCCGCCAttctgtacacatatttccAGTATATATTGAACACACTTCTTTCAAAATATGCTCcccatatatttatgaatttaaaatatttatacgAGAAGTTCTTTATATTCTATAAGGGACGTCATTAacgaataaatatataatttctaTTCTTTCCTATAATACACGCTGCTTAACTTCTAAGCATGGATAACATATTAAGTACATTTATGTCGaactattatatatatatatatatatatatatatatatatatataattcagGTGAACATAAGAACGAATATgttaaaataacaaaataaagagaaaacTTTAAAATTCTTTATACTTCTCTCATGTGCATTTATTTCATTACACAACAATGTGTGCCTATCCCCAACACAATATTCCAATTTAAGCACCCTTCCTACTACGTTCGTACGAGGGGTGTAATTTTACCTGAATACAAATTTCAGTATTCCCCATTAATATCTACCTCCTTCCTATTTAAAAGGATTATTGAAAATTGTTCTCATACGCAATGCAGTTCATAAAcggtgcattttttcccctttcaaaTGTTCATATTCATTATAATTCCATATGTAATGTACACTTACAAAATAAgtcatacataaataatgaGAAACATAATATTCATTACATGAGAAGACGAAAATACACGAATCCtcataataacatttttttttgcagtacattctacccctttttcttccatatttgttgaataataataattcctcCTTTCGTTCTTATTTGCTCCTTGATAAGTGTGCTGTAACTCTTTCCTTATATGCGGAAAGTGCACAACAGTATTTGAGCCATATTCCCCCATAATGAatattatacatgtatattaaGATAAacgcctttttcttttcttctcccttatTCCACAGTATTAGGAAGTTCAGTAGGGTTAGGACGGGCTAAGGCAGTTAAAAGAAttataaggtaaaaaagatTGAAAGCGACCTCATACGGCTAATTATCCTTCTATTCCTTCATAAGTCGAACATTACAATGTTTAATTATTCGAGCATATTTTGAAGAGTTCACATGgttcaaaaaaaacataagttattttttccaaggtTACTATTCCTCTACACATGGTTCAtcgtttcagggtttaggctacaggttttagggtttagggtttggggctagggtttagggttcagggtttactgtttagtgtttagggttcagggtttacgttttagggttcacggttaaGGTTTCATATTTTAGGGtatagggtttagggttcacggttaaAGGTTTAtagcttagggttcagcgtttagtCTACAGGTTTTTTGgtttgggtttagggtttggaattcagggttttgggtttggaattcagggttttgggtttggaattcagggtttagggtttaggggcaTGGggttaggattcagggtttaggggtcaCGGTTTAATGTTCACGTTATGGATATGGATCTTTAGTTCTGAGATTTTGTAGCTCAAAGATTAAGTTTTGACCGTTAACATCAGGTTCCTGTAGAAGAGCCTACCTAGAGGCTCCTCCCGAAAGCGcgtaaatcctaaaccctggcGCTTAGAACCCTCAACACTAATTCATGAATTATAATGTCTAAACATAGAGCTCTAAATCCTGATcaataaaccctaaaccctaaatccacATCACTATAcaataaaccctgaaccctaaaacctgaaccctaaaacctgaaccctaaaccctgaaccctaaaccctgaatgcTAAAACCTGAatgctaaaccctaaaaccaaatcctaaaacctgtAGCCTAAACGCTGAAGCATAAACCATAAGCCCTGGAAATTGAACTATGAACCCTTAGCCGtgagccctaaaccctacacCTTAAACTATGAACTCTTAACTCTTAACCGTGAAGCCTAAAACGTAAATCCTAAACAcggaaacctaaaccctaaaccataaagCCATGAACCATAAGCCCATGTTCTctaagcctgaaccctaaaccctcaacacTGAACTCTAAATtctgaaccctgaacttCGAACCCAGAAAACTAAAAACTGAatcttaaaccctaaattgtaagccctaaacactaaacactaaaccatAGGTGTACTCatagaagaggagaaaagaaggtgAAGGAGTAAAATAAGGTGTAGCCTacaatatgaataaaatagaaaagggaaagctgagatggaggaatatatatattttctgtgttggtgtattaatatatatgtgattaagaggtaaaaagaaataaggggaaaattttctattattAAGTACTCATaaatgcagaaggaagggaaccgTGTAGTGCAAAATGTTCTTATAAAAggtgtatacatatttttcttctcttctcaTATAAAAGACTAATATAACTCCTTGTATTAAATTGCTTATAtacaaattatatatatatgttcttcatggaatatttattaatgtgcacattactgaaaggaaagaaatgatATTGTGCATGTAAGAACTATACTATGTAAATCATCAGtctttaataattttttaaataaacagaagaaaataaaacagtaATAAATGCAAATGTTTCAGCCTAAATGAGGATGTGTCATTATTATGTGAACAATAATGAAGGGGTTTGAATAATGACACAATATTTCAGATAAATGCCTATGAATCAGTAATGTATAGTATAGGTAGTAAGTGTATAGATACTAAGTGTATATAGGAAGTTTgattttttgatttttttatttttcactcaCAATTCTGTTGTTTTAATATACTTACTCATGATTCTACTCTGAACCATGTGTATCTTATGATTTAATGTGTATATGATGATTTAATGTGTGGGCGTGTttgttatcatttttttttgaggagtAAAGGAATAGGTATTTTTGGAGGGGGaagtaaatatttatatatacacatatgtactcGTAACCATTGTAAAATGAGcaatatacctatatatattccatacTTCATGAATATGTGAAGagttttaaaataaaatagaccCAAGTGAATATTCATGAACAATGGTAAAGCACGTAATGCAGATTGCATTCcattttataaaataaaggtgCACGGGTATACATGTATTATTTTATGTACAATATTATGGATGTATAGTAgtacatacattttataAGTTCTATTTGTAGGAACAGTGCAGTGAGGATGACTTACCTTCCAGGAAAGTGTATAATAAGTTCATAAATGGCAAACAAACATGTGAGAACATCAGTTTCTGGGAGGACAGAGTAGCAGAAGTTTTAGGAGGTAAATATAAGAACAGTGTACTTGGTACAAATAACCTGAAGGAAATTGCGCAAGCCCTATGTTACATATCTAAATTAAATACAGAGAAGAAAGCATCGTGTACAGCCATTTGtgacttcttttattttcggCTAGGAGAAAtattatgtaatattttgAGTAAaacttcttcatttaaaGATATTATGCAACAAATCTACAATACACTGGGAAGCTCTGGGAACCAATGTACTTACAACGCTATGAGCGATAGTGTTTTCTGTACTGATTTcaagcgaagaaaaaaagtattcgacTACTATCATGATTATAGGACCATATGGAAACAAATAAAGCAAGAATCCTCATCTGGCGAGTCCTCCTGTATAgataaatatgaacaatacCTAAATGGTGTTAAGGGAACTGATAGAGATGGTGGAGCTGCAGGCGCTTATGGACCAATAAAAGCAAGTGGGTCATCTAATCTAGATGaatactttaaaaaattttgggaCAAGTTCAAACACAGTGGTGATGGTAATGGTAAAATTCCACCACCATCAGACTTGAAATCTAAAGCAGAGTCAGGAGAATGCCCCCCACCAGATGGGGAGGAGGACGAAACGGACCTTAGTTCCTGTTTGGAACAGCTGTCTTCAGCAGTTGCTGCACCATCATCGGGGCAGGAACTAACATCAACACATGGTCATTCATCATCCGACCTATCACCACCACAACCAGAGGGAGGTGGAAGTGGTGTTGCCCCAATCGTCTCCTCTGCAGTGGCAACAAccataggattaccagcagctgtcgctttcttcctttataaagtaagtataacaattataattacaattgtcCATTATAATCACActtaaatgtataaataataacattcaTTACtagtttttttgttctatttaaaactatacacacatatacattaatTAAACTATGCTGTgctgttgtatatatttgtggaatacatataacacatatttttacaccatTACTTTGCCCCCTTCCTTTgccttcttattttttctcttccctttcagTACACTTCGTTATTCTCTGGAATACGTAGCACCCTGTCCGGTGGGaagaatagaaaaagaaggtccGTCCGACAAGACTTAAACGCTTTTACAGTGAACGAGTCTACAGACTACTCAACAATAGGTTCGTCATCAAATTTAACAGCAGCAGATTCGACGGATGAACCTACCGTATATGGCGGACGACAATCTGGCGGAAGAACACAACaacggaaaaggaacaacatgaACGAAGGGAGAGGCAGGAATATAGCTTACCAAAGCATGTAACTTGGAACATTAAATGTACAACACAAATGGTGTGGAATGTAACGCACGTTAAGtaacattggaatgtaatgtcCTTCACGAAGAAGCATAAATAACCCCCTGAAAAGTTCATACAATCCCAAAACAGgtttatatttcttcctttccttctttttctttttttttcgaatttcttttatctttttttttttgtattgtatgaaAGTGCTCACTTTCATGCGTAATTAATGtaagtgcagaaaaaaaaaatttttttttttgtttacggaggtgttggaaaatttttttattgaagaatcaaaatattcatttattttttaaacaagtTTATATCTTTATAATTTGtttatcttaataattttttttttattttaataatttttttcctcttaaaGTCCAGTTTTatggacatttgaaaagcgtatttcaaaaattgtgCGGGAATTTGCGCCAAGGTTCCCGCGAAGGTGCTCGCGCAAAGGTGATTCGCCcgcctttcttcttcttttatgttacacatcttttagatGTGCAGTTCACATTTGAAGTGGGCATAATAGTTCCTGTATAAAGGATAAAGAACGTTGCGTCTTCCGCGTTATTTTACTATAATTTAGGTATAACATtagtcaaaaaaagaaaaaaatgccgaccttttcaaaaaaatatttacatatttaaaaaggaaaagagggggaaaaaaaaaagctagaaTGCAGGTAAAAATAGCGATAAAGCTGACATCACAGCTCAAAAGTACAAAATggctagaaaaaaaaaaaaaaaatagccaaaatGTAGATGACAACAAGCACTAATCTAAGACAAcacaggggaaaaatgcaaaatagatagaaacaaaaaaaaaaaaaaaacagctagaATGCagctaaaaaatatacaaatcgAACAAATATCAAAACAACTGTTAAATAGAAacgaaatgtgaaaaaaaaaaaaaaaaaaaattcataaagaAATAACAAGTCTTAtaaaacagaaagaaaaaaatagttcggaaaaataaaacagaggTTAAGACCAAATAGAATTATCTTCATCTCGTTTGGACGAAAAGCAcgaattacattttttgctcCTACAATAAGGCAAATATTTATGTCAACTTTTTATCCCCACAAAAATTGCATTCTGTTAGcatttccaaaattttttctacttttgtGCTTGTCCTCATCTGCACCTTCCGTAAACCGCTGTCACTCCTAAAATGGTGCGAAAGTGTATCTTCTCCATTTACACCATCTCCTTCGCGTTTCTGTTACTCTCTTGGAAAATCGGAGATGTGAACGGTCAGCCACAACGGAGAGGAAATGTAAATGAACTCATAAGACGGTTCGAGCTCCAGGGCAGAGAAGACATACAAGAAAGAGACTCGAATGAAAATAAATCGTTCGAAAGAGGTACACAAGGGATTCAACACCCTTTAAATAGAGGACAAAACACTGCTATCTATGAAGAATCGCAGCCCGAGAAATCATACGGTCCCGCGCGTAGAAGCAGTTCCTTTCCCACAGAGAAAAGTTCATTCAGCGTAGACGACTATTCGGAGGATGACTCTGCTGACGAGGATAATGACTACGGGGGTAACGTCCGAAATGACTACCAACGTGACTATCGAAACGGTCAGCAGCATCAGCGTGGCAACCGGGATGGCTACCCGGATGGGGAACATTCTCGAAGAGAGGAAGGTGGAAGAATGAGCCCAAAGGGTAATGTTTATTTAGGCAATGATTtcgaaaattttaacaaaaggTTAGGACTCAGCATGGACGACTACATGAGCGATGAGGAGGATAACTCCTTGGGCAGCTCAGATAATAATAGTGACGAATCGAATGCGTATAATTCCGACAGATCCTCCATTTATGAAGACATTCAATTTGTGAGACGCAGAGGCAATAGACAACCAAATGACGATGTGGAACTTTCAAGGACGGATGGAAGACGAAATGCTATGTATAATAGGAGTGACAATAGTGCAGAAGTATCACCCTCCCGTGAAAGTAAAAGAGTGAGGGATCCGAGCAGTGACATGTATGACTACGCGTATGGAAGGAATGGCTCAAATGGGTCAGCACTTCCCAATCCGTATTCCTACCCAGAGGAAGACTTTAGTCGACGAACACTTCCTCCAACGGAAAACAGAAGATCAATGAGTAGCTCAAGTTCACCCCTACAGGGCGATTATAGCATGCCTTTAGACAGTTACACAAATAGTTACGACTCGAGGGATGACATTTATAGTGTAATCCCCGGAGAGGAGCAATACGAGGATGAAATAAATCAAAGAAGAACGAGACCAGGGTACAGTTCGTTGGATAAGGCCGCACATCCGAATCGTAATGAAATATTGCCAGTCAGAGGGATTAAAAAATCCGCTTCGTCTTATAATCCAGAGGGCAGAAAAAGTAGGACGGATGattttttcaacaaatttAGGAAAAGCAATAAGGTGGACATGCCTAAAGGGGTGTCTCACGAACCCCAAGACGCTTCTAAAGCAGTTCACGCACAGCAGGTTTCGAAAAATGGTAGGAAAGTTTCCAAGTCACCCAGTATAATCACCCTGTTTAGCAACTACCAGAGGGACCTTTTTCTGCGTAAATATAGCAAACCGTCTAGCAATGTCGGCGGCAGTACCAGTGGTAATGTCAGTGGTAATGGCGTAAAAAgaatcttttccttctcacgGAGTGGGAAGAACGGTGAGCCTTCCATAATGGGAGAGTTACAAACAGCCGCGGAACAGTGCATAGCCAAAAATAGTAATAAACTAAGCAGACTCGTGCTCATGAAGAACTTAGCTTTTAACGATACAAAACTGCTGGAGAATTATGAATACGCCGT encodes:
- a CDS encoding KIR protein, yielding MQFYRTYKKLRDHKDLCNGDNNNLPPEIEEALADVHRKEEYTKMFKERWCYASKGSAGEEVSLSQEQRCGFLYYWIGNIFHDIFNKDESFWNFMNKIRGELNKLSTAEMQCDIVCSHINKSDFQYDREVYDFLQDYRTINEKSGKSEYVCSKELSHYLDTAALAYNQMNGQCKNGSIKSTYCSKFNSDYKDLILRELRNSKCTPKHAQGILHDAEGPVSATVAIPSVLTVIGLPSILFLLYKYTSLPSWFHNQFGRGSSKIRKRRSDEGQILMTEKEKNNNHNEANKGNKEILVTIT